DNA sequence from the Sceloporus undulatus isolate JIND9_A2432 ecotype Alabama unplaced genomic scaffold, SceUnd_v1.1 scaffold_195, whole genome shotgun sequence genome:
AGTACATAAAAGTACTTTCTTTGCTTTTAGAACCATGGCAGGTAGCATATGCTAAAGAACATTGATATTAGCAGGATAGTAATGCTGAACACCTGCATTTCTTGCTGGAATTTTTGTTTCGGTAGGAATCCCCGCTTTAAAAACTGGAGCGTCTTGGGAACAGTTCCTTTTCTGTTTGAGATACAGTGGTATGTAAAGTAAAAGTCAAACGATTTCAGCTTTGCCTGGAGTCTTACTTTGGCTGAAAAGGGTGGATGATGGATAGACATTGGCATTGATTCTATATTGAAGTCTACATTGTGTAACTATTAATGCTTAGCTACATTGCTTCAGCACAACAAAACTTCTGATGTACGTTGAGCAACGGCCAAATGGGGATTCTTTTATCTCTCTGGGTATGAACACGTTTATCAGAATTTTGTTCCATCAAACCCGGTTGGACTGAATACAGGAATCGGGTTATTTTTTTGTATACAGTGCAAATCTGCGAAAAGGTGAGACTACATCATTACTAAGCCCACATCacacttttttgtggattttgggggctatgtggccatgttctagaagagtttattcctgatgttccgcctgcatctgtggctggcatcttcagcttatcagatttgcagacgacaccaaattaggagtagcagctaatgcTCCAgtggagaggatcaaaattcaaaatgacttgaatagattagaaagctggaataaacgcttctagaacatgacccatagcccgaaaaccccccaaaaaactatggatgccggccatgaaagcctttgacttcacatcacaCTGCATATACTTAgacctcctttttccccctcattGACCACAACCAACATTGACCACACAACCAACAATGAGACCACAGCCAACATTGCAAGAATAACTTATTTCCACTGGGATATTGGTGAGAACAGATTCtttttatacctttttttttgttttgttttaccacGAATGTGGGAATACCCATCTTGGTTTTCCCAGGGATTCCCAAAAATGGGAAAGGGCATTACATTTAATCTGTCCCTATAACCCCCACTTACTTGAAAGAGCGTCTCCTCCGGACGACCATAGCATGCTCAACAGCAGAAGGCAGATCTTCATGGCGAGAAGGAGGGAGATGGGAAAAGCCAACAAGAAGGAAGTGTAGGAGAAAGTTTGGGCCTCTTTTACCTTCTCAGCATTGGGTGACCCGTCTCAGCCGTGGAAAAAGAAGCCAAGGGGACTTGTCTAAGTCAGACTAAGCTGGCATGCCTTGTCCTTTTTGACCGTCTGGGCTCCACGGGAAGAGTAGTGGGTTCTTTCCACCCCTCCTAAAGCCTCAGTTTCACCCTTTCTCTATAGCGCATTTGTGTCTGTATTTCTCTGTCTGTGAGTGTAAGTCTGCTGCTCTGAATCATAACTCTGGGGGAAGGCGGTGTCAACAGCAGCCAGTAATATGTCTGGGAAGGGTATTGTGTCTCTTTTTCACTCTCTGGGGCCCGCTTGGATGTGGCTACATACAAATCCTTGTCGGGTTCATCAATATTGCAGACATACTTTTGCGGTTTTGGAGTTggcttcccctcctctttctttcttctggttTTGCTCTAAAGCTGAAGTGTGGCTGAGTCCAGAAATCAGACTAAGccactttttcttttgttttctcctccCATCTATGCCTAATTTTTATTTCGAgctttcattcacacacacacacacacacacacacacatgcttggtTTAGAAGATGATCTTTTCCTCCGCTTCCACAGCCTCATTCCAATGACATGCTTCACACCTTCAGGGGAAATTCCTACCAGAGATTGCTTTCAAGAGTTTCACAATTTATATGCTAGATCTTTGAACACGACTGAAGTGGCAAATTAGAGAGAAAAGATGACTAATGGCAATATACCCTAGATCTATAATGATATAATCAATAATCATCTCCAGTGTAACACAATCTGATAATTTAATCTTACGTAAATTACTTGTATCGTTTATGCAACCTTTCTATTTTACATGGTTTTGAGTTACAACATGTCTCGCCGGGTCTATTGACTGTATATAAAGACTGACTTGACTTGATATCTTATTTCAATTCCATTACATATTTGGTGTATATTCTCTCTTTCCTATAGAGGCTATCCTCAGTACAGTTTTTGGTAAAAGGTTAATTGTGTTGGAGCCTCATTTACGGAGAGTAGGTATGAAGTGAAAGAGGCAGTTTGACATGCATGGAGCCAGGGAAGGGCATCACATATTGTGTGGACTTTTATATTTTAAGGTTTACCTTGAATTAAAGCAgggattcccaaagtgggttgtAACCCCCCCAGGGGGCATTGGAAAGGTCCAAGGGGGTATTGAGAGGAAATGGGGATAGCAGGGggctttcagtcaaagtattagtgctcaagaaagacaaggggaaccagggGTCTTAAGGGCCACGAAGAGGGTGGAAGCTATATGAAacatcttttcagggtcccttaaaatcaCAGCACAGCCTTGCAGATCACTTGTGTGATAGGTGCCACAACAGTGAGGTCTGGAGGGACCGACTGACTGACTGACAGCGAGGTTCGAAGGGCTGCACTGCCGGGCCACTGCAACGCTGAGGTCTGGAAGGACGGACAGTGAgttctggagggctgcactgcCATGCTGCCACAACACTGAGGTTTGGAATGACTGACTGACAGTGAGTTCTAGAAGTCGCACTGCTGTGACAGCAAAGTCCGGAAGGACAGACTGACAGCAAGGTACAGAGGGCGGCTCTGCCACAGCACCACAACAGCGAGGTCCAGAGTGACTGACAACAAGGTCCAGAGGCACCACAACAGCAAGGGCTGGAGGGACCGATTGACAGCAAGGGATGGAGGGCTGTGCTGCTGCAGTGCCGCAACAGTGATGTCTGGAGGGACAGACTGATTGGCAGCGAGGTCCAGAGTGCTATGCTGCCACGCAGCCACAACACCACGGTATGGAGGGATAGACTGACAGCGAGGTCTGGAGGGCTGCTCTGCCACAGCATTGCAACAGTGAGGTCCAGAGGGACAAACCGATTGACAGTGAGATCAAGAGGACTGTGCTGCTGTGCCATCGCAACACCGAAGTCTGGAGGTTGCGCTGCTGCAGTGCTGCAACAGTGAAGTCTGGAGAGACAGTGACTGACAGCAAGGTCCAGAGGGTTGTACTGCCAAAGTGCCATGAGAGAGCAGTCTGGAAGACTGTGCTGTCATGGCATCACAACGAGGTCCGAAGGGACAGACTGACAATGATGTCTGGAGGGCTGTAGTGCTGTGACAGCAAGGTCTGGAGCTTGCCTGCTGCAGCTCTGCTTTCCTCCTGAGGGGAACAAGGGCCTAGCAGTGAAAGAAAGGGCTGGGTGTGGCTGTCTGGGCCTTGTTGTCGTGGTGCCATGGCAGTGTGACCCTCCAGACCTCTCCTTTATTGCCCCAGCACCATTCCTCTCAAGATGAAAACGATGTTGCAGCAGTGCAGCCCAGAGGGCCGCATCCAGTCCTCTCCTTTGCTGCCTTGCTGCCATTCCCATCAGGGGGAAAGGGGCACCACACCAGCGAGGTCTAGACAGCCGTGCCCAATCCTCTCCACTTTCGTGGTGCCATTCTCAGGAGGAAAGCAGTGCCATGGCAGTGAGGTCCAGAGGGGTGCAGTGGAGGCACCCACTGTAGCGGTTCTGACCCTGTAACTTGGGGagagcccaactgggtgtcacgcctcctctggggtgtcacccagtgcggtccgCACCTCTTAGTGAAaccactgctgctgctcctgctttctttcatcagaggCAGCAGCGGAAACCATGTTGGTGGGGTTGCCAACACTCAAAGCTGTGGGGAGAaggcatgtctctggggaaggagctGGAGAAGTATCTGgggtcaattcttggaaagagtcctttgccatggagtggctcctgtaactaaaatctctctctttcccagccATGCCAATCTCCactccagagcatgtggcctctgcaAATCCCCTCCATACACACTGGCTGCACCCTCTCCAACAGGACAAAGGATTGAGAATTGCTCCTCGACAAGGAGAGCCTTTCCCTTTGCACCTGGGCGCCTTGAGAGCAGCGACCGAGAGGCCTCTTGCGCACCCTGCCCTTTCTCACAAGGCCAGCATGGGCACACCTagctgctcggttgctgctcccagagtgactgggaggcaaagggagcagccaccgagattggctgtttttaatttgcagtagGACAAAAAACCTAATATCCAGAGATGTGGGGAGGTGCTAGGGTTGTCACCAAAGAGGAAAGGGGATGGTAGCCCaaaaaggtttgggaaccactgcactaaatATTGCACCTTCTCTTTTATGAAGATGCCGTTACTTGGAGATCATTAAGTACAGATGTCTTGTCAGATAACAAAGCTATTAAGACCAGCTTggctctctttcccttttcctctttctccttctgtgccTCTACCTCCTTTTCCTACTTGGAGAAAGAAGTCAAAACAGATACGGATGAAATTCCTTACGTTTTGCTAGCCTTGCCATTGATGCTAAGCCTCTTTGCCAAGGCTGTGGGACACTGGCATTCCCCAGCAATGCCTGTGTGtgtgatggaaggaaggaaagcaattTATGTCAACTATGGAATTCAGCACTAAGAGCGCAGAACAGGACATAGTTCTACAATAAGAAAAAAGGGCAGGGAGTGGGATTTAAGGAACTAAATAAATTATCTGAGAAACCACATATCGCTCTTGCATTCATATGCCGCACTTGGGTCACAAGATCCCATGTGCGCTCTTGAATACTGGCTTGGCATGCTCAAAGTCTTTTGATTTTAGCTAGAGTCAAAGAGTAGACATCTGAAAACCAGCTTGCCTTCATTGTAATATCCTCAAAGTCATTTTATGTGTTCAAGATTCACAAATATGCGCAACaaaacaaattaacatgtaatAATGTAGTTTGTAGATGTAAGTCATGGATTATTATCCAATAAAATCTTACTGTCAGTTAATTTTGTAGGTTTCCATTACACACTGTGGGTCCTTCCAGAGGAACAACTGGCAGTGTTGACAATTAATATAGTAAATAAAGATGGTCCAGGCTTCATAAAATGTCTTTCTTGTGTCCTTTACAAACTTTATATATAGAGTACAAAATATAGAGTACATAAGTTTTCCTAGCTGCCAGGTTTTCCAAATTCTTTACCACCAATTGTCTCTTTTAAGGTCCTGTGTCTTCTAGCATTGATCCACTTCCAGTGTTGTTGCTGCTAGACAAAGCAATATTCACTTCCTATGTTCGAATTGGCTCTTGATGTAAAGGGACAATGGGATGAGAGCAGGACAGAAGGTAATAGTCTGCCTGGTAATCTCCAATATTTGGTATAAAACTGCAAACCAGAAGTGTCTGAATTTTGGACAGTAAAGCCACCCGTGTTTATATGAGCCCAAATCTTGACATCCCCTCCAGCATCTTGCCATTATCTTCCTGGACATCTGAGATCATCATATAAGTGTTCAGTACCATTTGTGTGTTATTTTCCCAAATCACATTTTCTATGGTGATAGCTGGACAAGATGTGTATGGTTGGTTATTCCCCCCAGATGTGAGACCAGTTGGAATCAGACATTGTGACATCCAAATCTGATTGCCATAATATTCATAGATTTGCCCGTTTCTATGTGTTATTTcagttatgtatttatatatatttggtACTCTATGCCTATCCTCAGTACATGGTTTTTCATAAAAGGTTAATTGTATTGGAGCCTCATTTATATTATATGGCGCCTCAAGGGCTGTCCCAGAGAGAAGGGGCAGGTTTATTCTCCGCTTCTCAAGAGGGTAGAATCAGATACAATTGTTTTAACCTACAGAGAAGATTTTCATTAAACACTAGAAGGAACATTTTCAGAGTGAGAGAAGTTGGAGAATGGTGAGGGTCTCTAGATGTCTTCCAAAAGGTGAGGGTCTCTAAAtgtcttttgcactttaaactcagtttaggTATAGATTCTTAactgagcaggaggttggactttaTGGCTTCAGGCACCCTTTCCAATTCTAGTATTAATATTAGTAATACTAGTATTACTAATATTAGTATTACTATATCTAGTACTGTATTAAATAGAATTTCCATGGATGCCCATTTGAATCCAAGATTCAATCCAGGATTCAATACGGGATTTGAATACAGGCTCCTGTAATATAGCAGAGCTTTATCAGGATGAGGAACTGTGTATCCGGTGACAGGAACGCCTGCAGGAAAAATGACTgagtcttgtggcacctgaaAAATACTATTACGTTTTATTTGGCAAAACTCTTTACCAATTATTCCAGCTCCATTTTACATCTTTATTGTGCACGATCCCAAGTAATTCCTTTTCAAAGGAACTGTGGGACTCCAATATAGCTCTTTCCGAGACCTCTGATTAAAATGTCTCCAAGATGTGCCTGACCCAGGGGATGTATTTGGAGATCTGAGTGTAGACATCGGGGTACTTCCCAGATCCACATCTCTTCCCGTTGAAGGAGACGATGCCATGTACTCTAGTCCCACAAACCAGAGGTCCTCCAGAGTCTCCCTGGAAAATCAATAAGTGCGGTGAGTACCAGACCATGAAAAACCTGAGCCATGGAGGCTACTGGGATATAGTAGAGGTCATAAATTACATTCTGCACACACTTCTGTCTTTGTGAGGCCTTCCTCCCTTCAAATAGGGAACACTCCTTATAGTGAGGGAcaagctttccaaccctcaagGACATCCTTTATCATAAGGGATAGTTGGCAACCCTGACTCAAACCAACAACCCCAGATAAGGAGAGGGCAGTGGCGATGGAGGGATTGATTTACTTACTTTGTTATTTTGACTGATATCCCAAGACTTACCGAACAGAAGCCACGCAGACCTGGACTGGGGTGGGAGGTACAGATCATCCCATCATAGACATGGCCGGTCCATGATGCATTACATGCATTCCTGTCCACTACAGTCACCGTGGCTTCCATCAGCTTTGTGGGAATGGTCCCATAATTCGAGGTGTCCCCCCAGCCACCAACTTTGCAGGTGACACCGGGGAGGAGGTGGCTGTTTTCATGGGGGAGCCGGATTCTCTTGACCTCCGGGCTGAAATTTACTGACTGATTCAACTGGAAAAAGAACGGGGTGGAAAGAAGAGAAATACTGATAACGCTGAGCTTTGTTTCCTTCTTGTGATAGAACTGCGTATttagaaaacaatgcaaaaatctGAGAGCTGCTCTGTTGTGAAAGAGGCAAGGGAGCCATTTCATCCAGAGGTTGGGAACGAATGCCACTTTTTGGGAACGACAAataattccaaaagaaaagcaacaCTCTCAAGATGAGATTAATATA
Encoded proteins:
- the PRSS57 gene encoding serine protease 57 produces the protein MASIQLNGVHFCGGFLVQKRWVMTAAHCIIPRRFPNIHVVLGAHSLKTPEASQQIFSIQESVAHLHYDPVRVKNDIRLLKLNQSVNFSPEVKRIRLPHENSHLLPGVTCKVGGWGDTSNYGTIPTKLMEATVTVVDRNACNASWTGHVYDGMICTSHPSPGLRGFCSGDSGGPLVCGTRVHGIVSFNGKRCGSGKYPDVYTQISKYIPWVRHILETF